ACCATGAGGCGTTTACTGCCTACTAGAAATGAGCTAGCGCCCAGTGGTGGGCTGTATGGACCACCTTGGGAATCACTGATCTAACGTTATTCGGTATGACATCTGCCAAGTAACTAGTCAATCACGTTTCGGGATAGGATTGATGTATGTTTTAATTACTTTAAGTTTCAATCCTTCTCCGATACGTGGAACTGCTATACGACTTGAGCTGCCCTGGAGATCTGACGAAACAACAGCTCAGGAAAAACCTGTTTCcaaccacttagtggtgtaataataccttttttattaccaataatatgagaaattaaaatttctgaatttttgactactacttccggaatcggaatagcaaaataaatttttaggattacaaactaacaagtttatATCGTCACCTGGATCGAAGACTAAGACTAATGTTAACACACTCCATCCTAAAATTCCGGAACAAGAAGTTGGATCcgagtaaaattttattgcaaccTTTGAGATTATAGAAACTTCGATTCGAGCCAATGCATATATAAATTGGTTGAATGAATTGGATGTGACTTCCTATGACTTGTTGTGAAGATTCTGACCCTtaattccggtacttctggaaccgggagtcggtaaAGCAAAAGTTATTTCGAATAATCATCAATTTACAAGACCTACATATTCAAATTGTTTTAATCACGCAGAATTTTACGTTCTTTGCATCGTTACTGAAATATCAGCTAGAAATTTTAAACATTCCTCATCTTATAATTTCGAtcaataattccgaaaccggataaaAATCGTGAAGTTTGTGGGGAATgctttttataatcctgaaataaGGTTATTTGAGGTTTGAAACCGTCTCAAGTGTTTCCATATTCTAATCCAGAGCCCAGAGTTATTGAAAAAACTGTTATTGCTCGTTAGCTACGAAAATCGCActacattcaaatcaattgaTAGCACTGGCTTAGCTGAAGAGCCCTCTTCGCGATGGTAAATAACAAACAAGAACTAGAATAGAGCAAATATGTTTGTTTCTTATCTCCTTCCTGCACTGATACGTGCAACAATGAATACGAAAATGGAAGCATGGGGAGTAGGTTGATGCGTATTGCGAAGTCGTTGCACTCCAGTAGGATTTCGGAGATATAACCCTTGGAGTGAAGTATTTTATCTGGAAATAGATTAACCGATCTCAACAATCTTCCATTTTTGGTGGCATATTCGCACAAGTGACGTATGCGACAAACCACACTCTTATTTTTTTCGAAGGTGGCTGAATCGATCTGAAGAATCTCAGAaccgtttggaagctactgttgatcaagttcggaacgtgattggatgaaatattcggcttcggagatataatcgtaaaaGAGACGTAACGCCATCTTTAATATTCGATCAACTTTCTCGATAACGATGGCGCAACAGATTTCGACAAACTAAGACTCATGCCAAAGCTACCAACAAATAATTAATCAAGTTTGAAGCCGAACAATTCTGTTTcggaaaacaaaattttataaatAGCCAATTCGTGTGAAAAATTTTCgcggtgacaaaaaaaaattgacaaggAAAAGTCATAGTTGAGTTGGATTGAAAGTGCGGGTGGGTAATGACAGAGACATAACGatggcgtgaatacgaataaaactgacatactttttccacacatccgaatatcgataatcgcccATGgtggttgattgattgtgtcaaTTTTGCAAGCTTTCATTGTAATGGTACAAttttaaggcatttttaattaaaaaatctacaacaaatcgtttttagCCCTCTAGCATTTTAAAATTTAAGTTAGGAATTAATataacattaatttcaataacgtTCTTGTCGAACCCTTCtctaaaataaaaattgtatgAGAATTTCATAAAGAGTGTAACCGGGAAATTAAATTGATATAAgctatttattaattttaagcTGGGTTGACATAATGTCGCCATAACTAAGATCAGTTTTCGCCATGACTGAgaaggaaacatatattggagaagcaaaataaacccacagaaaagatgattttttgaaaaaaaaaacgctcagagacaggactcgaacctgcgttctaatGCAATCCGTACAtccgcgctaccatttcgccaccctaagccttgggATAGACACGGCTCTACCACACGACCAGGTCTGgcaaagcgtacatcgaacgcgGTCTAAATcgtagccgcctcacgaccggtatcatataatcagacaacaaacacttGTCCTCTCGCTCTTAACCGATTATTCCTCTCAAGCACTGGGTAGGAGAGTATATCTATAATaattcttttctgtgagtttctcatttatttggcttctccaatatatgtttccattcattcattgcaaaaactgatataagctgtttgaaagggttttgtgttggagatgattttcccaaaatttcaatccTTTAACTATCATATTTGTGGATATATTTCagtacatataaattcaagaacctctttagcaaaaaaaagagaaaaaaatcagaaatatttAAGACATTATGggactttttctttttttgttgagaatttttcaaattgtgtttcatgtataaaaaaatgtatgcaTACAAACGAACTGTTTCCCTACATTATTGCTAGCTAAATCTAGACGAGCGTACGGGCgtgtgcaaataatattataaatgaatttttttatcattcgtaattacgtcaatactcaagccctcggctcaagttgtagatggaaacgcattcaAGTTCAAAGGGAACGTGATATatgatttcagaactacctaccatgcgtctccatctgatgataatttgatggagacgcgtgGTTTTTTGgttgatttattattttaaaagtCTGATATCCttccacaaaactgaaaataataaAGCATAATGTACTCAAAAATGGTTTATTTtctatgtaaaatctagagtggtaccaaaatttcgaatattttttcacaaacgaaataaaatttgaaaaattctgaaaacaaTCGGTTTTTCATAATGCCTAAAATATTTCTGGTTTTTATCCATTTTTTTGCTGAAAaggtttttgaagaatttaaatataatgaaaatcagaagaatcaCCCTAACTCCACAAATATAGCAATTAAAAGGTTAAAGTTTTGGGAAAATCACGTTGTCCcatgccctggttgtttcaactaaaatgttttttatttaactatCTGTTGATTTTATCATAACCAGTCAGGTGAACGAAATTGCTGTATTTAAATGCTGTCACTCGCTGGGAATTTTTCGTTTATggtgtatgtcattgctcaactgtaactGTTCATTACCCGTTTGTGATACGTGTCTTTGCTaggtgtcattgctaaactgccagcacgataaatcaaagatctcgggtaattttttcaaaatggcgTATAAGCAGTTTctttttaatcactctctctttcgattattgtgatgtgaataaaaaatttttcttcgatgtCACTATTctatttgaaagtcgaaagtttcgggtatcatttcatgcaaagagttgagtgataaacgtggaaaccgcttggttattaatagaagagaaagtaagcaaagagaaactgtcacttgctcttacggccttcttaaaaatcaaccgagaaatgacagtttagttaaagcaGCAAcaaattagttgtaccaaattttaatcaatcaaattaagaaaaacaactaacattTTTGTTGTTTTACGATCACTAGCTATTGCGTGTATGACTCATTTCTCTACAGCTCTTCAGTTTAAACTCAAACAACCTTTGGTAATCTTGACtacgaaaatatattttatcGTGTCGAGTTGAACACTAGAACTCAacaatataagtttgttttctaAAGATAAAAGCTACACTGCACTTTTTATtggactaaaaactaaaaattaaaaaattaaaacactaAAATTACTTACCACACCAAAGGAAGTtcctgaaaagaaaaaaaacaatagataattgGTATTCGATTTCTATTCTCACAGGGTCGGAAGGAACACCTTGACTTTTCAACGCACGACCGACGACTTCGGGACCATTCACAGTGTAATGCCGTGgttgaaaaactttttccccAATGCAACCAACTACAACAAAATCCGAGATAATAGTCTAGCCGTCAGCGCGTTCATCGAAGCAATCGTCCAAAAGCACTTGGCTAGTTACGATGGCGACCACGTTCGTAGTTATCTGGATTTGTACTTCAAAGAGATGCAGAAAACCGTCCCGAAGGAGGGTGACCGTTTCAGTTTTCAATGTTTGTtagatttccattttttttttatttaaatttttcgattctattgaatTCATCTGGCTTTTTTCAGACGACCAACTGGTTCTAAGCATAGTGGACTTCTTTTTCCCGACTATTTCCGGTGCCACAACACAACTTGCTATGCTGCTGGAGCGACTTTTGCTGCACCCAGAGGACTTTTGCTGGTCCGGAAAATGCAAACCGAGATCGAAGATGTGGTTGGCAATGGTCGACTTCCGTCACTTGACGACCGAATCAATCTGCCCTACACGGAAGCTACGCTGCGTGAAGGAATGCGCATTGACACTTTGGTTCCGTCCGGATTTGCGCATTTGGCTCTGGAAAACACTACCCTGCTGGGATACCAAATTCCGAAGGACACCATCGTGTTTACAGGATTAGATGCGGTGCATCATCAGGAGGATGTTTGGCCAGATCCGCACAACTTCCGACCGGAACGATTCCTAGACAGCCAAGGAAAGCTACCGTTGGCTAAGGATGTTTCGATTCCGTTTGGAGCCGGGAAACGATTGTGTGCCGGAGAAACCTTTGGCAGAAATACTTTCTTCTTGATTGCGTCTGCACTagtacagaattttaattttcaGATGCCACCCAGTGACAAACTGCCCGATGTGAACAAACGAATTACCGGTTTAATCATTTCACCGCAGGATTTCTGGGTTAAGTTTGTGCCTCGTTGAGGTAGCAGTCAGCAAATGTTCGAATGAATTAAAGTAATTTACTGTCAAAGCAGAGGAAAATATGAAGAGTTTTTTAAATGATCAAAGCACGTAACAGAACGCCATGATATTTCGTGCTGGATACGGTTTTCGACGGCCTGAACGAAGCTTCAACCGATCATCATTCATTGACCATAGTTCACAGTCAACAGTCAATTAACATGAGCAgcctgaataaaataattttattgtactaGCAGCTTAAATAAACTTACTTCTTTTTTATCCATGCTATACCTACGTTAAAATAATGGAAATTCTAGACCaatggttcccaaactattttggtcgAATTgccattttaaatatattattcgttCTACTGCCCACCAAGTAGAAAACATTATTAAAATTCTGCGACAATCAACAATTTTGTAGTTGACTCgagatttaaatataaaatagatAGAAATGATACAAAAAGTAATTTGCTTCCAAATCCCTACGCGATAGAAACTTAACCAGAAGTTCTTTTCTAGCCGGAAGTTATCTGCGTTGTGTATCataacatccacagtagttcagttggcagagCGATTTCCCCGCATTGGAGAAGGTTGCGGGCGGATTTTTTTAATGTCTCTAAAAATCTCATTTTATCAGTCATAGATTCAGACCGTCTTTTCGTTGGGTAATGGAGAAAAGTTTTGCATAAGGCGTGTATTCTTCTGGCGTATGTGAACAACACTATGATTTTTTAGGAGCTCGCTCAAACGTAACTTTTCGAGTCATTTCTAGTTCTGGTTTTACTTCTTGTATCAGAGACAAAAATGAAACCATTTTATATCAAACCGTTTATTTGCGACTCTCAAGCAACGACTGTGTTTATTACATTTGTTAGTATTTGGTTCTATGGTTGTTAGAAAAACTCCCAAGTCCTCTCTCCCAGCAATAACTAAGTGATATGTAGATATGGATTCTGGTGCTGAACACCGATTTAGAATATTGAACTATCGAACTAGGTTTCCGgatcagaatactgaatctgaatctggattcttgaaagagattctttatccgaatattgattctgaacttgaagcagaattcagtacttatattcggaacatggatctggattctagacctggagttAGATTGTGAATTTGAACTCCTGACAGAGACCTTAACATAGATTTTGCGTCAGAGTTCTGTTTTCTGAACTTCTGACAGAGTTTCCGAAACTAAACTTTGGACCGCACTCTAGGAttcctcaattctaaacttgaacctaAATTATTGATAGAACTTCTAAACCTAGACTCGGATTCCGAACCAGGACCTGAAGTTGGATATCCTACAAGGTTTCTGGATCTAAATACTGAATCTGGACATGGTTTTTGAACCCGAATTCTGTAAGAGATTCTGAACCTGTGGCAGGAATCTACCCTTGAACACTGAGCACGGGTTTGGATTTTAGACCTGAACCTGATTTCTTGGCTTGAACTCTCGATGAAGGTTTtggcaaatacaaataataatacccctaaatcccatacaaacgaaccgccagtgtttggttcacagcctgaacaagtaagcctagcaaattacttccTTTCATtgtgatagtttgaaaatgtagaagaagatcgtttctggcaacgctttatgctagttgctacggtgcaaaacaaacttgtttttataTGTTTATCGttactgtattaaactgcaacaatcagtctaaatatcaccggcactaacacaaaagataaaaaatgaacacaaacacccacgaatctacaaatatcaatacattcatggtggcttaaccattctagattattgtttaacttacatttcgcttgtgatcttgattatcagataaaaactgtttgtttatttatttttcactataataaacagtaactatggtgaacttgttcttacccttcagtgttgctagttttatagaaaactcgttaaagtacattgtcactctgacagtgtatcatgacagtgtaccgcacgatgcaaaatgtgtccttgaaaatttgtcgaagtattccgtattataatttgtatttggttttggGTCTGAATCTGGAGCAGcattctggagctggattcagCATTCCGAACTAGATTTTTGCTTTAAAAAATTGACAGAGACACTGGGAATGCACCAGAGTCGTGAACCTGGAACTTGATCCTGATTTTAGATGCTGAACCTGAAGCTGGATTCAGAAACAGCATGATTAAGGACCTGgatttgaattctgaatctgcacCTGAATTGTGTACATGGATTCTGAGGCAAGATCTGAATTCCAGACTAGGATTCCGTACTACTATAATTGGAACTCAGAACCTAGACCTGAACTGAGTAACTTGACCTAGCCTCTGAACATGAATCTGTGATCTTAgtagaagcaaagtcttggcattacattccttttgtggaatttggtctttctgttttaacagacttcgcagccgattcatataccgtatagaatcattgcatggctagtactatggatccaactgacgctaagaatccttccaggtaatGTGATCTTAGTACAGAATCTAAATTGTGAACCTAAAATCGGTACTTCGATTCTGGACCGGAATTCTAAGTCTGGATTTGAATTATGGAACGGGAGGCTGGACCTCAATACTGGATCTATAGatatgaattctgaaattggacTCAAATTCTTGACAGATTTTGTATCTGAACCGAAATTctgcatctggattctggaatttaattttcaacctgGAGTTGAACTTTGGTGCTAGGCCAGAATTCTGACCCCGGATCAGCTTTTGACAGAATTTTTAAAGCGGAAACTAGATCCTGAACCTTGACTcttcacctgaattctggacttgaattctagACCTGGTTTCAGAACATGGACCTGGCTTCTTGAGCGAAGATCGGGATCCGAATTTTAGGCCTGTCTGGGTTATAGACCTGAACTCCTGACAGGAATACATAGGTTTTCGTGTGTTTTGGACATAAGTTCggattccagacttagattctgggtctgaattccTGATAGAAATTTTCgatctgaacctaaattttgAACCGGGAAGCAGAATTTTGggtctgaattccgaacctgaattctggatctgacctCAGGATTCTGAACAAGATTTTAGACTCGAACTCTGAAAATCATTGTGaccatctggattctgaacgtggacatgatttttttttctgtatgttGTATGAATTTAACttactttcgttttctttctcacaaATCTCATAAGAATAGAATGATTCACTAATCGCATAATTTATGTAACTGATAGTTTTGAATGGAGTTGTTATTCGCAATGATATATTATCCTCATGTCTATATAAGCTTGTCATGAATACATTTAACCTAGGGCCTttctcagaaagatttttaagtATCGAAGCCCACTACTTGCGAATCATTGCCCACCCCTTAACAACCAGTTATAGGGACCAGTTTGAGAATCACTGTTCTAAACAATCTTGGCTGAGCCTTATGGAAATTACTGAAAATTGCTAACTGACAAGGTCTCATAAAATCAATGAAAGTTCGAGCTTACATTTCTAGTCTTTTAGAACTCGCTTTGAgctatcttagagctaaggcagtgtgccttaataaatatattagcatacaaaaaggtaaaaatcattgtgaatcatagcaaagtcttggcattacattccttttgtggaatttggcctttctgtttcaacagacttcgcagccgattcttagtgtacagaatcattgcatggctagtactatggatcctactgacactaagaatccttccaggtcgggactcgaacatacgacaactggcttgtaagaccagcgtcctatgcattgaaccgccaacccgggacaacttGTGAATCATGTTTCCTGTTATTATGGATTCTCGAAGTTCCGGTTGAATATCGCTCCTTCACAATATACGATTTTCCCtggaaaccgaaaatgactgaaagggtaaacgaaagaaagaacacaatttttaaaCCATTTTTGTCGTTGGCTGGACATGGAAACAAGATTGATTGACTTCCGTTTTGACAAACTTTTGATATGCAGAACAATTGCATGTCAAATGTTACGCGTAAATAATTTACCGGTTAATACAGTTCCTCTAACCTACTAATGGGAGACAGTACAAACAGATATCATTATCCAATTAAATGAAACTAAGTATAATTGAACCGTCTGCGCACGCGAGTAAGATCTCAAAGTATGCCAGCAGGCATATTACTGGCGCTTGTACCTACCAGGAAAACTCACATCACGCTAAACAACACTAAATGATCCGGAATAATAGAACACTtatatcgttttcgcttgaaaaaactgaaactgacccagggtagtttcatcaaacaaacatttttcacgaaactgtgttgttttcgcacttagcaacgagggtttgagcaaacctgatataaaaaccaggttcgaaactgactcgattttcagttcaacaacgttgaaactaggttcgaaactgggttcaaacaaacggtttgacagcagttagagtggaaacagggttaggtttggcatcaagcgaaaacgacattagtcaaATATGAGGTATACCTAATTAGACTGTCCGATATGTCATGATGTCATATGATAACTACGACTGCAGAATCGCTGGAAATGGTTCAGTtggtaaccttttcaatttgtaaacagttatttcaagttaataagaatttttctttattttgcatcgttgcaCTAAATTATTAAACACACGTTACTttatagatctggaaccggaagtcggacccggatgaaattgagaaatatgagactataggaacttttatttgagccagtATAGCCGATGCCGGTTCGTTTATTAAGTAACTAATAAAGGCTACAAATAgaatcagttttgcatcgtcgctctaaatgacggtgtgcaaccATGCACGCCTtagaaattgaacaaatcacaCTGCGAACGGATCATGCCGATGGTAAATTCTTCTTCTTTAGTACCAGCACGTATCGACGTGTACCGGGTTTTACATCGACATTTTGAATAacgatttgaaagttttgacactcatcgccatataatttcgaaaccggaagtcggatctggatgaaattacacaTATCCTCCAGTTTAAccagtttaaccgttgctgaaaaatcgaagtgagttccattttggaagcttttcttcactattaccgatgcgttcggaagcggaaatcaGGCATTAgttgtcccaaagtagatttatacatCCACCAACTGACAAGGTCTGCTAGCTAGAAGAATTTAGCACTaaagtttataaaaatgtgcacctcgtttcgtcatcaCTTGTAACaaaatactcttgaaattgagaaattttgctaatcacactgtaataccggacccgacagtctgagtcaaatgttAGGGGACTTGtctaagaatttcaagacctttcatttgtatactagtttgtaaaaatcggttaagaaatctccgagaaaattcacattttgctttgtaattccggaaccggaagtcggatcgagataaaattcaataacgatctatgggaccatgcgccctttcgtttgaatccaatttgtgaaaatcggttcagccatctctgcgaAAATCAAGTGacacacacacgcatacacacacacacacacacacacacacacacacacacacacacacacacacacacacacacacacacacacacacacacacacacacacacacacacacacacacacacacacacacacacacacacacacacacacacttgctcagttcgtcgagctgagtcgaatggtttatggCATCGGCCCTCAGGGCCTCGGTTCacagaagtcggttttcacagtgattgtatagcctttctgtatgagaaaggcaaaaatggacaAAACTTCGCACTGACGAAACTGCCCATttagcatcaatcatagtaacccatgagtcagcagacaaaatttgacagctcgatcagtcgaactctaaccgtgatggcaaaaacagtaaaacaattCCGTTCAGAAGTGTGCGGCATTCTACGGTATAACCTGAAcgtattttacaaaaaattcgTTGAGAATATCTAATTTGCGGGAATTtgactcacactgcgaacggcTACACCCAACTaacaacaaattcaacagagcaCTCGCATTCAACAATCAGTATCATTAGTTTAGAAGTGTTTTCTATTTGTTTTCAAACAACAACACAATTAAATGCACAAACCTGTCATTTCATCAACCGGACAAAGTATAATCGAACTTCTCGACACTAACGGTAGGTTCGTGTTGACATACTTCAGTATCAAGCGGTATCAGTACACCTCTCCGAGTTAATGATCCTTTGATCACGTGTCAATGGAATTTTTTAGTATAAAACCATCGACGTTTGAACGGAACGGGTTTAGTTTCTCATGAAGCGATGGCTTCCACGGCCAGTGTCATCCTTTGGTCAATCGCGGTTGTGCTTCTGCTGTATCGTTGCTTCAAGTTTCTGTTCGGACGACCGCCCAACTTCCCCAAGGGACCTCCAAGGTTGCCAGTGCTCGGTGGATATGGCATTATGCTGATGCTCAACTATAACCATCTGCACAAGGCTGCTTTGAAGCTGAGCGAGTTTTATCGGACGAAAATTTTGGGTATTTATTTGGGTGATTTTCTGACTATCGTTGTCAACGACATGACGGTGGCGAAGGAAATAATGAACCGTACCGAGTTCGACGGCCGGTCGGATATGTTCTTGGCACGGCTGAGAGAACGTAATTTTCAACGCAGAGGACTATTCTTCACCGAAGGTCCCGACTGGAAGGAACAGCGCCGGTTCGTTTTACGACATCTCCGGGATTACGGATTTGGAAGACGTTTCGTCGAGTTAGAAGCCGAGACGGAAAGTGAAATCATGAATTTGGTGGATATGTTGAAGTACGGTGCAAAGTTTGAACACGAGCGACCGTTGCTCGAAGACCATTGTGCTAAATGTCCGGATGTGTTTTACGGTAGTTTTACCAATCTCTACTTTCAAGTGATTTGTGGAGAACGTTTTTCACGAAAGGAAATGGCAGAGTTTTTTGAGTAAGTGTGAAGTCGTCCAATGAACTCTTTCATCTTACCAAACTACGTTAGAAAATCTCATCATCTCATTCTACAGAGCCGGTCGCTATGCGCTTCAGTTTCAGCAGAAAGGAGACGACTACGGTACGATTCTGAGTTACCTGCCGTGGCTTAAAGATTACTTCCCAGAGGCAACGAACTATCGCACCATGCGTGAGGCAAACCTCAGAATGACCGATCTGCTAGAACCGATAATGCAACGGTACATGGCTTCGTACGATCCAAAACACATCCGTTGCTTTCTGGATCGCTACATCAAAgagatgcaacaaacaacaccgCTAGAAGGGAATCGTTTTACCTTCCAGTGTAAGTTTTTAGAAAGTGAAAATTCAAAAACACATCTAATCAA
This genomic window from Malaya genurostris strain Urasoe2022 chromosome 1, Malgen_1.1, whole genome shotgun sequence contains:
- the LOC131432633 gene encoding probable cytochrome P450 304a1, giving the protein MASTASVILWSIAVVLLLYRCFKFLFGRPPNFPKGPPRLPVLGGYGIMLMLNYNHLHKAALKLSEFYRTKILGIYLGDFLTIVVNDMTVAKEIMNRTEFDGRSDMFLARLRERNFQRRGLFFTEGPDWKEQRRFVLRHLRDYGFGRRFVELEAETESEIMNLVDMLKYGAKFEHERPLLEDHCAKCPDVFYGSFTNLYFQVICGERFSRKEMAEFFEAGRYALQFQQKGDDYGTILSYLPWLKDYFPEATNYRTMREANLRMTDLLEPIMQRYMASYDPKHIRCFLDRYIKEMQQTTPLEGNRFTFQYDQLVMILWDLLFPTMSGSAIQLSMLLERVLLNPHVGSRVQQELDDVVGRERLPNLDDRAQLPYTEATLREALRIDTLVPSGIAHVALESTKLCGYDIPKGTFVMLGLHAIHHQREIWGDPENFRPDRFLDERGKLSLAKDISVPFGAGKRLCAGETFSRNTLFLMFSAIMQNFNLKIRPGDKRSSFGERVTGVVTSTKPFWIHFDPR